From the genome of Arthrobacter russicus:
CGCCAGAGTGCTCGCCGACGTCTGGCAGGTCCCGTTGCACGGGGTGCTGAGCCTGGACGCGCTGGCCTGGGCCGTGCAGACCGCGGCAGCGCCGCCGTCGGGGGAGTTCCTGGTTGCCACGGATGCGCGGCGGAAGGAAGTGTATTGGGCGCGCTACGCCGCCGATGGGACCTTGTTGGCCGGGCCGAACGTCGGCGCGGCGTCTGAGCTTCCGGAGCTGCCGGTGTACGGATTCGGCGCCGGCATCTATGCCGAGGCATTGGCTGGCCACGCGGTCGAGGAGTTCCGCGCGGCCCAGCCCACCGCGGCGGCATTGGGGCTTTCGGCAGCGGCCAGGCTGCGGGCCGGCCAAGCGCTTCTGGACAGTGCTCCGCAGTACCTCCGCGAATCCGACGCCCAAGTCCCCGGGCCGAGGAAACGGGCCTTATGAGCGCAGGATTCCGGGTGATGACCGCAGCGGACGTCAATGCCGTCGCCGAGCTCGAAGGCGTGCTTTTCCCGATCGACGCCTGGCCGCGGCAGATGTTCGTCGACGAGTTGGCCCAGGCCAGCCGGCATTATCTGGTCGCCGAGGACCGGGACGAAATCGTCGGATATGCCGGTCTGATGTGTTTGCCGCCGGTCGCCGATGTGCAGACCATCGCAGTTCTGCCGGATTTCGAAGGGCAGGGCATCGGCACTGCCTTGCTGACCGAGTTGTTGGCCGAAGCCGGCCGCCGGGGCGCCACCGAGGTGCTGTTGGAAGTCCGGGCAGACAATCCCAGAGCGCAGCAGCTCTACCGGCGATTCGGGTTCGAACAGATTCATCTGCGGCCGCGTTACTACCGCGACGGCGTGGACGCCCTGGTGATGCGGGCGCAGTTGGGAGCACAAGCATGATGCCGCTGGTACTGGGAATCGAATCCTCCTGCGACGAAACCGGCGTGGGCATCGTCCGGGGTACCCAATTGCTGGCCAACACGGTTTCCTCTTCGATGGCCGAGCATGTGAGGTTCGGCGGGGTGAT
Proteins encoded in this window:
- the rimI gene encoding ribosomal protein S18-alanine N-acetyltransferase — protein: MSAGFRVMTAADVNAVAELEGVLFPIDAWPRQMFVDELAQASRHYLVAEDRDEIVGYAGLMCLPPVADVQTIAVLPDFEGQGIGTALLTELLAEAGRRGATEVLLEVRADNPRAQQLYRRFGFEQIHLRPRYYRDGVDALVMRAQLGAQA
- the tsaB gene encoding tRNA (adenosine(37)-N6)-threonylcarbamoyltransferase complex dimerization subunit type 1 TsaB; the encoded protein is MLLLAIDTSAIASAALIQDEELLDAFATEDTRSHAEVLALGIGRLLEGRDTPQAIAVGVGPGPFTGLRSGIATARVLADVWQVPLHGVLSLDALAWAVQTAAAPPSGEFLVATDARRKEVYWARYAADGTLLAGPNVGAASELPELPVYGFGAGIYAEALAGHAVEEFRAAQPTAAALGLSAAARLRAGQALLDSAPQYLRESDAQVPGPRKRAL